A part of Actinobaculum sp. 313 genomic DNA contains:
- a CDS encoding Hsp20/alpha crystallin family protein, translating into MATFSTDPFRELERIMTGAMRNPGSTAMPMDLYRKGDTFVAQIDLPGVDPSTIDIDIDDRTLTVRAERKADADADLKWLSRERPAGTFARQLTLGYGLALDKISADYRDGVLTLTLPVSEESKPRKVTVSHSNGGHVIDAGTAE; encoded by the coding sequence ATGGCTACTTTCAGCACCGACCCCTTCCGGGAGCTTGAGCGGATCATGACCGGCGCCATGCGCAACCCCGGTTCCACGGCGATGCCGATGGACCTGTACCGCAAGGGCGATACCTTTGTCGCCCAGATTGATCTGCCCGGCGTGGATCCGAGCACCATTGATATCGACATTGACGACCGCACCCTCACGGTGCGGGCCGAGCGTAAGGCCGATGCAGATGCCGACCTCAAGTGGCTCTCTCGCGAGCGTCCAGCTGGTACATTCGCGCGCCAGCTGACACTCGGCTACGGGCTGGCCTTGGACAAGATCAGTGCAGACTATCGCGACGGTGTGCTCACACTGACTCTGCCCGTGAGTGAGGAGTCCAAGCCGCGCAAGGTCACGGTCTCGCACTCCAACGGCGGTCATGTGATCGACGCCGGTACGGCCGAGTAA
- a CDS encoding thymidylate synthase — MGSNRAYEDLLADVLEHGATKTDRTGTGTLSVFGRQLRYNLSAGFPRITTKFVPMKAIKGELLWFLSGATNVRWLQENGITIWDEWADDNGELGPVYGYQWRSWPTPDGGHIDQIASIIDQLRTTPDSRRLVVSAWNVANLADMALQPCHAFFQFYVADGRLSCQLYQRSADLFLGVPFNIASYALLTHMVAQQTGFDVGDFVWTGGDCHIYLNHIDQVKEQLTRTPYPFPTLRLRKAPSIFEYQMDDIDASAGYQYHPAIKAPVAV; from the coding sequence ATGGGAAGCAACCGCGCATACGAAGATCTACTTGCAGACGTGTTGGAGCATGGCGCCACCAAAACTGATCGCACCGGAACCGGCACGCTTTCCGTATTCGGACGGCAGCTTCGATACAACCTCTCCGCCGGATTCCCGCGTATCACGACCAAATTCGTGCCGATGAAGGCTATCAAGGGCGAGTTGCTCTGGTTCCTTTCGGGCGCAACTAACGTGCGGTGGCTGCAGGAAAACGGAATTACCATCTGGGATGAGTGGGCAGACGATAACGGCGAACTTGGCCCGGTTTACGGCTACCAGTGGCGCAGCTGGCCCACTCCTGACGGCGGGCATATTGACCAGATCGCGAGTATCATCGACCAACTGCGTACGACGCCCGACTCCCGCCGCCTTGTTGTCTCAGCTTGGAATGTCGCCAATTTAGCGGATATGGCATTGCAACCCTGCCACGCCTTCTTCCAGTTCTACGTAGCCGACGGAAGGCTTTCCTGCCAGCTGTATCAACGCAGTGCCGATCTTTTCCTCGGCGTGCCATTCAACATCGCCTCTTATGCCCTTCTCACCCACATGGTCGCGCAGCAAACCGGTTTCGATGTCGGTGACTTCGTGTGGACCGGCGGCGACTGCCACATCTATCTGAATCACATCGATCAGGTTAAAGAACAACTCACGCGCACCCCGTACCCCTTCCCGACGTTGCGCCTGCGGAAGGCTCCCTCCATCTTCGAGTATCAGATGGACGATATTGATGCCTCTGCGGGCTACCAGTATCACCCGGCTATCAAAGCGCCC